From Salinirubellus salinus, the proteins below share one genomic window:
- a CDS encoding ester cyclase, giving the protein MSETDVESEHVQILRESIEKHNDPDRRDEYLEDYSEDLALHGADADGLEELEAFYQTVWQAIPDLEVTIERAIADGDEVAVRYSWSGTHAATGEEVSLDSGLTWYRFEDGEIAERWVASGTGGAIRDIVEP; this is encoded by the coding sequence GTGTCCGAGACCGACGTCGAATCCGAGCACGTACAGATCCTCCGCGAATCCATCGAGAAGCACAACGACCCCGACCGTCGCGACGAGTACCTCGAAGACTACAGCGAGGACCTCGCGCTCCACGGGGCGGACGCCGACGGCCTCGAGGAGCTGGAGGCGTTCTACCAGACGGTCTGGCAGGCCATCCCCGACCTCGAGGTGACCATCGAGCGGGCCATCGCCGACGGCGACGAGGTGGCGGTGCGCTACTCGTGGAGCGGGACCCACGCCGCCACCGGCGAGGAGGTCTCGCTCGACAGCGGCCTCACCTGGTACCGGTTCGAGGACGGCGAGATCGCAGAGCGCTGGGTCGCCTCCGGCACCGGCGGCGCCATCCGCGACATCGTCGAGCCCTGA
- a CDS encoding class I SAM-dependent methyltransferase codes for MSDAPDGHDHARPRYLTAKRSVDERARDRRVLSRLVETLPDRPRVGEAGCGTGLSVPTLHDWGIRPGTYHGADTDPRIVAFARWLVPRVLRRRELDVTATPTGCRVGRSSETDLAVAFDADDALTALPSAAPDEGFDLVLAQSFLDLVPVEPALEAFGRAVGGDGLVYAPLTFDGETIFLPEHPADERVSEAFHAAIDATPGRDSRAGRHLLDRLRERGARVEAVAASDWIVGPSPGGEYPADERYFLACILEFVADALGGVEGSEEWLATRRRQLHAGELTYVAHGYDLLWRPAEVTDR; via the coding sequence ATGAGCGACGCTCCCGACGGCCACGACCACGCTCGACCGCGCTACCTGACGGCCAAGCGGTCCGTCGACGAGCGGGCACGCGACCGGCGGGTGCTGTCGCGACTGGTCGAGACGCTCCCGGACCGGCCAAGGGTCGGCGAGGCCGGCTGTGGCACCGGGCTGTCGGTCCCGACGCTCCACGACTGGGGTATCCGGCCTGGCACCTACCACGGAGCCGATACCGACCCTCGCATCGTCGCGTTCGCCCGCTGGCTCGTGCCACGGGTGCTCCGACGACGGGAGCTGGACGTCACGGCGACGCCGACGGGCTGCCGGGTCGGGCGTTCGAGCGAGACCGACCTGGCCGTCGCCTTCGACGCCGACGACGCGCTGACGGCACTCCCGAGCGCCGCACCGGACGAGGGGTTCGACCTCGTCCTCGCACAGTCGTTCCTCGACCTCGTGCCGGTCGAACCAGCCCTCGAGGCGTTCGGCCGGGCCGTCGGCGGGGACGGCCTCGTCTACGCGCCACTGACGTTCGACGGCGAGACCATCTTCCTCCCCGAGCACCCTGCCGACGAGCGCGTCTCGGAGGCGTTCCACGCGGCCATCGACGCCACGCCCGGGCGCGACAGTCGAGCGGGTCGACACCTCCTCGACCGACTCCGCGAGCGTGGCGCACGGGTCGAGGCGGTCGCCGCGTCCGATTGGATCGTCGGGCCGTCGCCCGGCGGGGAGTATCCCGCCGACGAGCGGTACTTCCTCGCGTGCATCCTCGAGTTCGTCGCCGACGCTCTCGGGGGCGTCGAGGGGAGCGAGGAGTGGCTGGCGACCCGCCGACGCCAACTGCACGCGGGGGAACTGACGTACGTCGCCCACGGCTACGACCTCCTCTGGCGACCCGCCGAGGTGACCGACCGGTGA
- a CDS encoding helix-turn-helix transcriptional regulator, translating into MDTALDDIAFLANSENRVAVFETLVEAPRSRHEIGELVDASRVTIARILRELGERHWVEGVGQEYDATPLGEWIYDEFDHLLDQVETERRLREPLQWLPVDPVPFDVRCLRDAEVVVLDGSDATAFVRRVLEFHRSGDHLRGVATTVAPVLVENHWEMTVHGDTRLEMVLTPSVLEVTLDHPTAARQFSEMLEEETVHISVSEEVPMSVGIVDETVGINLTDEQGVAKGGLVTDDETVYEWAVDLFERCRERATPVTPEDPDDLEELVP; encoded by the coding sequence ATGGACACGGCACTCGACGACATCGCGTTCCTCGCGAACTCCGAGAACCGAGTGGCGGTGTTCGAGACGCTCGTGGAGGCACCGCGCAGTCGACACGAGATCGGGGAACTGGTCGACGCTTCACGGGTGACTATCGCACGCATCCTCCGGGAACTCGGCGAGCGCCACTGGGTCGAGGGGGTAGGACAGGAGTACGACGCGACGCCGCTGGGAGAGTGGATCTACGACGAGTTCGACCACCTGCTCGACCAGGTCGAGACCGAACGACGCCTCCGTGAGCCCCTGCAGTGGCTGCCGGTCGACCCGGTGCCGTTCGACGTCCGGTGCCTCCGCGACGCCGAGGTCGTCGTCCTCGACGGGAGTGACGCGACGGCGTTCGTCAGACGAGTGCTCGAGTTCCACCGCTCCGGCGACCACCTCCGCGGCGTCGCGACCACGGTCGCGCCCGTCCTCGTCGAGAACCACTGGGAGATGACGGTCCACGGGGACACGCGTCTCGAGATGGTACTCACCCCCAGCGTCCTGGAGGTCACCCTCGACCACCCGACCGCCGCGCGACAGTTCAGCGAGATGCTCGAGGAGGAGACGGTCCACATCTCCGTCTCAGAGGAGGTCCCGATGTCGGTCGGTATCGTCGACGAGACCGTGGGCATCAACCTGACCGACGAGCAGGGGGTGGCTAAGGGTGGCCTCGTGACCGACGACGAGACCGTCTACGAGTGGGCGGTCGACCTGTTCGAGCGCTGCCGCGAACGCGCGACACCGGTGACGCCCGAGGACCCCGACGACCTCGAAGAACTCGTGCCGTGA
- a CDS encoding zinc-dependent alcohol dehydrogenase gives MAPTETRSLYFDAPESVEIRTEPLDELGADELCVDTIASGISPGSELLVYRGEFPDGMAVDSTIDALDGAFEYPLRYGYAAVGEVTRVGREVEEEWLGRQVFAFVPHASRFHTTPDAVVPVDDAVDATEATLLPSVETATNLVLDGRPRVGERVVVFGAGPVGLCTTHVLSQFPLDRLVVVEPIASRRELARGVGADHVVDPETVASVLDDCDGDGADLVYELSGQPATLDAAVDVAGYDSRVLVGSWYGTKRAPIDLGGSFHRERISIESSQVSTIDPSLRGRWDRSRRFDTAFDHLRRLDTDLVLTEAVPFSRAAEAYRRLDRRAVEAPHVVLTYP, from the coding sequence ATGGCCCCGACAGAGACCCGTTCGCTCTACTTCGACGCGCCGGAGTCCGTCGAGATACGCACCGAACCCCTGGACGAACTCGGTGCAGACGAACTGTGCGTCGACACCATCGCCTCCGGCATCAGCCCGGGGTCCGAGCTACTCGTCTACCGGGGCGAGTTCCCGGACGGGATGGCCGTCGACAGCACCATCGACGCGCTCGACGGCGCCTTCGAGTATCCGCTCCGGTACGGCTACGCCGCCGTCGGCGAGGTGACACGCGTCGGGCGCGAGGTCGAGGAGGAGTGGCTCGGTCGGCAGGTGTTCGCGTTCGTCCCGCACGCCAGCCGGTTCCACACGACCCCCGACGCGGTGGTACCGGTGGACGACGCCGTCGACGCCACGGAGGCGACGCTGCTCCCGTCGGTCGAGACCGCGACCAACCTCGTCCTCGACGGCCGACCGCGCGTGGGTGAACGGGTCGTCGTCTTCGGGGCCGGACCGGTCGGCCTCTGTACGACGCACGTCCTCTCGCAGTTTCCGCTCGACCGACTCGTCGTCGTCGAGCCCATCGCGTCACGGCGCGAACTCGCCCGCGGGGTGGGAGCCGACCACGTCGTCGACCCCGAGACGGTCGCGTCGGTGCTCGACGACTGCGACGGGGACGGGGCCGACCTCGTCTACGAGCTCTCGGGCCAGCCGGCGACGCTCGACGCCGCCGTCGACGTCGCCGGCTACGACAGCCGTGTCCTCGTCGGGTCGTGGTACGGGACGAAGCGGGCCCCCATCGACCTCGGCGGGTCGTTCCACCGCGAGCGCATCAGCATCGAGTCGAGTCAGGTCAGCACCATCGACCCGTCGCTCCGTGGCCGGTGGGACCGGTCACGCCGGTTCGACACCGCGTTCGACCACCTCCGACGGCTCGACACCGACCTCGTCCTGACGGAGGCGGTCCCGTTCTCCCGGGCGGCCGAGGCGTACCGTCGACTCGATCGCCGTGCGGTCGAGGCCCCACACGTCGTCCTCACCTACCCATGA
- the tnpA gene encoding IS200/IS605 family transposase: MKTTRHATYNLNYHLVWLPKYRQSVLVNEVADRVRTILHEIADDKGLEILDLTVQPDHIHLFVSSPPKHAPSLLANWFKGISSRKYNHRYADDDGEKIGWARGYYAGTAGHVSSETVMNYIQRHEEDDS; encoded by the coding sequence ATGAAGACCACACGTCACGCGACCTACAATCTCAACTACCATCTCGTGTGGTTGCCGAAGTACCGACAGTCGGTACTCGTCAACGAGGTCGCAGACCGTGTGCGAACCATCCTCCACGAAATAGCCGACGACAAGGGTCTTGAAATACTCGACCTGACCGTTCAGCCCGATCACATCCACCTGTTTGTTAGTAGCCCGCCGAAGCACGCCCCATCTCTCCTCGCCAACTGGTTCAAGGGTATTTCCTCGCGGAAGTACAACCACCGCTACGCCGACGACGACGGAGAGAAAATCGGATGGGCGCGCGGGTACTACGCAGGAACGGCGGGACACGTATCCAGCGAAACGGTCATGAACTACATTCAGAGGCACGAGGAGGACGATTCGTGA
- a CDS encoding metal-dependent hydrolase — MVVTHVAVALAFAVPVALAAPQFATPAAVGAIVGGVFPDLDLLVGEHRRTLHFPVFGPVLAVPGVVLAFLVPTPLTVALALALVGGGLHSASDVLGAGEELRPWERTNTNAVYDHVSGRWWQARYVFPYDGSPQDLGLAVVAGVPVLLVYDGPVRWGLGAALGVAVVYAVLRRRLVPYFERIL, encoded by the coding sequence ATGGTCGTCACCCACGTCGCCGTGGCGCTGGCGTTCGCCGTTCCAGTCGCGCTGGCCGCCCCACAGTTCGCGACGCCAGCGGCGGTCGGTGCCATCGTGGGCGGGGTGTTCCCGGACCTCGACCTGCTCGTGGGTGAGCACCGGCGGACGCTCCACTTCCCGGTGTTCGGCCCCGTGCTCGCGGTTCCCGGCGTCGTACTCGCGTTCCTCGTTCCGACCCCGCTCACGGTGGCGCTCGCACTCGCACTCGTCGGGGGCGGTCTCCACAGCGCGAGCGACGTGCTGGGGGCGGGTGAGGAACTCAGACCGTGGGAGCGGACCAACACGAACGCGGTCTACGACCACGTCTCCGGCCGCTGGTGGCAGGCGCGCTACGTGTTCCCCTACGACGGCTCACCGCAGGACCTCGGGCTGGCGGTGGTCGCGGGCGTCCCGGTCTTGCTGGTGTACGACGGGCCGGTTCGGTGGGGGCTCGGTGCGGCCCTCGGTGTCGCGGTCGTGTACGCCGTGTTGCGACGTCGGCTGGTGCCGTACTTCGAACGGATCCTGTAG
- a CDS encoding 6-pyruvoyl trahydropterin synthase family protein: protein MTDTYRARQPDEPYRLMVRRTFIAQHFLTVPDPGPEGEVHSHEFTAEVEFAAPELGEYGYVVDIDAVEAALDELEGRYRDSLLNDLPEFGDENPSVERFARLFGDRLAAALDDPTPTRLLVRMWEDDLAWASHERVLTTE from the coding sequence ATGACCGACACCTACCGCGCACGACAGCCCGACGAACCGTACCGGCTGATGGTCCGCCGGACGTTCATCGCACAGCACTTCCTCACGGTGCCCGACCCGGGGCCGGAGGGAGAGGTCCACAGCCACGAGTTCACCGCGGAGGTCGAGTTCGCGGCCCCCGAGCTCGGGGAGTACGGCTACGTGGTCGACATCGACGCGGTCGAGGCGGCACTCGACGAACTGGAGGGCCGCTACCGCGACAGCCTCCTGAACGACCTCCCGGAGTTCGGGGACGAGAACCCGAGCGTCGAGCGGTTCGCCCGCCTGTTCGGTGACCGACTGGCGGCCGCACTCGACGACCCCACGCCGACACGACTCCTCGTCAGGATGTGGGAGGACGACCTCGCGTGGGCGAGCCACGAGCGCGTGCTCACAACGGAATGA
- a CDS encoding DUF6498-containing protein has translation MSRPAPLRSLPFTTLLPGLVVPVGVLLLGWPIAVVLGVFVLEIAAVVCWAVVKIPFAAKRPRNMIDGDDRLLGPLQTKRGSVSLPGPLPPVYLRNVPTLLLTAGFLAPLEVGTAFLVFAFTDPTITTPVVEQLLLGGAGVFLAEGVETAREYFARGGYREHSPRSVVLVPFRRLFAVGALLFVAGPLQGAAVSGEVVLAVLVVGKFLYDLRRLQVARDPDARGLFYRLYGSAETEPEPVPVEVPPGAPVVCDRPPRGAALLDALYRGVTYTLTSPVLVVYLAAAFFLAFGATTVGLVFVGVVALFAGVRAASRYLRYGTVEYRGYDGTLVVYDRLLEEPQARLERTAVTDLEVTADAVDRVFDTQTVRLGGMDDDDTPTFRLTVPDPEELDGDDANANESLSLVHVRDHRRLVDALGVSWRLDAATDATSG, from the coding sequence GTGTCGCGTCCCGCCCCCCTCCGCTCGCTGCCGTTCACCACCCTCCTCCCGGGGCTGGTCGTCCCGGTCGGTGTCCTCCTGCTGGGCTGGCCGATCGCGGTCGTCCTCGGGGTGTTCGTCCTCGAGATCGCGGCGGTCGTCTGCTGGGCCGTCGTGAAGATCCCCTTCGCCGCCAAGCGCCCCCGGAACATGATCGACGGGGACGACCGGCTCCTCGGCCCACTCCAGACGAAACGCGGGTCGGTCTCGCTCCCCGGGCCGCTCCCGCCCGTCTACCTCCGGAACGTCCCGACGTTGCTCCTGACGGCGGGTTTCCTCGCCCCCCTCGAGGTCGGCACGGCGTTCCTCGTCTTCGCGTTCACCGACCCGACGATCACGACCCCGGTCGTCGAGCAGCTGCTGCTCGGTGGTGCCGGCGTGTTCCTCGCCGAAGGCGTCGAGACGGCTCGCGAGTACTTCGCCCGCGGTGGGTACCGAGAGCACTCGCCGCGATCGGTCGTCCTCGTGCCGTTCAGACGGCTGTTCGCCGTCGGTGCGCTGCTGTTCGTCGCCGGCCCACTCCAGGGGGCCGCGGTGAGCGGCGAGGTCGTCCTCGCGGTCCTCGTCGTCGGGAAGTTCCTCTACGACCTCCGACGGCTCCAGGTGGCACGCGATCCCGACGCTCGGGGGCTGTTCTACCGGCTCTACGGGAGTGCCGAGACCGAACCGGAACCGGTCCCTGTCGAGGTGCCGCCGGGCGCCCCCGTGGTGTGCGACCGGCCACCGCGAGGCGCAGCACTGCTCGATGCGCTCTACCGTGGTGTCACGTACACGCTCACCAGTCCCGTCCTCGTCGTCTACCTCGCGGCCGCGTTCTTCCTCGCGTTCGGCGCGACGACCGTCGGCCTCGTCTTCGTCGGCGTCGTCGCCCTGTTCGCCGGTGTCCGGGCGGCCTCGCGGTACCTCCGGTACGGGACCGTCGAGTACCGGGGGTACGACGGCACGCTCGTCGTCTACGACCGGCTGCTCGAGGAACCACAGGCTCGGCTCGAACGGACCGCCGTGACCGACCTCGAGGTCACCGCGGACGCCGTCGACCGGGTCTTCGACACGCAGACGGTTCGACTGGGCGGGATGGACGACGACGACACGCCGACGTTCCGACTGACGGTCCCCGACCCGGAAGAGCTCGATGGCGACGACGCGAACGCGAACGAGTCGCTGTCGCTCGTCCACGTTCGAGACCACCGCAGACTGGTCGACGCGCTCGGTGTCTCGTGGCGACTGGATGCGGCGACCGACGCAACGAGTGGGTAG
- a CDS encoding CDP-alcohol phosphatidyltransferase family protein — MTAMEVPATLEGRWWLTGAVALLSATLVAVAAADALSPAAALLWLLVASVPLGYTLWFLWRSLALNHPPESTTPTATVPDGGTTVYPTLGLANGITLGRGWLYAGVAGFVLVTPPVDSVWRWLPALWYGGGAALDWVDGLVARRSDRQTVLGERLDLAFDTMGFLVAPVVAVAWGALPVWYLSVSAARYCYRFGCWLHERRGGTVGDLPESRLRRPLAGLQMAVVALALLPVVPPRLAWPAATLAMAPSLAVFARDYLVVTGRLGMPNAQDSTNQS, encoded by the coding sequence ATGACCGCGATGGAGGTCCCGGCCACGCTCGAGGGACGGTGGTGGCTGACAGGGGCCGTCGCACTCCTCTCGGCCACGCTCGTCGCCGTGGCGGCTGCGGACGCGCTATCGCCCGCTGCCGCCCTGCTGTGGCTCCTCGTCGCCTCGGTCCCGCTTGGCTACACGCTCTGGTTCCTCTGGCGGTCGCTGGCGCTCAACCATCCCCCCGAGTCGACGACCCCGACGGCTACGGTCCCCGACGGCGGCACGACGGTGTACCCGACACTCGGGCTGGCGAACGGCATCACTCTCGGCCGCGGGTGGCTCTACGCCGGCGTGGCCGGCTTCGTCCTCGTGACACCCCCCGTCGACAGCGTCTGGCGGTGGCTGCCCGCGCTCTGGTACGGCGGCGGCGCCGCGCTGGACTGGGTCGACGGGCTCGTCGCCCGCCGGTCCGACCGACAGACGGTACTCGGCGAGCGCCTCGACCTGGCGTTCGACACGATGGGGTTCCTGGTCGCGCCAGTCGTAGCAGTCGCGTGGGGGGCGCTCCCGGTCTGGTACCTCTCGGTGTCGGCGGCGCGCTACTGCTACCGGTTCGGCTGCTGGCTCCACGAACGGCGCGGCGGGACGGTCGGTGACCTCCCCGAGAGCCGCCTCAGACGGCCGCTCGCTGGCCTCCAGATGGCGGTCGTCGCCCTGGCGCTCCTCCCGGTCGTCCCGCCGCGTCTCGCGTGGCCCGCAGCGACGCTCGCGATGGCCCCCTCGCTGGCCGTCTTCGCCCGTGACTACCTCGTGGTCACCGGGCGGCTCGGCATGCCGAACGCTCAAGACTCGACGAACCAATCATGA
- a CDS encoding cupin domain-containing protein, translating to MHRPTADLPAKVETPDATIQRVTEFGAMDGQSFDAVRGTMSPGVDVTGLLEGLEDDLCQCPHWGYIVDGSVHVRYTDGTTEVNEAGEAVYWPPGHTILTEDEGVEFVLFSPQDEHGHVLDHLQQKVSEAEAD from the coding sequence ATGCACCGACCGACAGCCGACCTGCCAGCGAAGGTCGAGACGCCGGATGCGACGATACAGCGCGTGACCGAGTTCGGAGCGATGGACGGACAGTCGTTCGACGCCGTCCGGGGGACCATGTCGCCGGGCGTCGACGTCACGGGACTGCTCGAGGGGCTCGAAGACGACCTCTGTCAGTGTCCCCACTGGGGATACATCGTGGACGGCTCGGTCCACGTCCGGTACACGGACGGGACCACAGAGGTCAACGAGGCGGGGGAGGCCGTCTACTGGCCGCCCGGCCACACGATACTCACGGAAGACGAGGGCGTCGAGTTCGTCCTCTTCAGCCCGCAGGACGAGCACGGGCACGTCCTCGACCACCTCCAACAGAAGGTGAGCGAAGCGGAGGCGGACTGA
- a CDS encoding homing endonuclease associated repeat-containing protein has product MVGFPRLQAREEVNRDERRPIHPLYPAAHLYHLLRGSPGFVQSDASTTTTTQARTARYSYTPAECAAALRRAADHLGESPSKAQYEDLGLTPASATIIRICDGWNAAKELAELQTTADRGSRVGPKPAHLDVSDAEWVAMSVDQRWHYRHHEENAQRSLDRRRRLRDWLDIYKASLGCTACGEADPACLDFHHVGPTERAVTDLATYGYSAADIHAELQHCEVRCANCHWPAHHAKPACLDSAGPTVRTDAAIGIIRPDETDLTKETYLRAWTPHYKQRRGCRECGETEGCCLQFHHPAPETKRDGVGRLISDSKPVEQVRAEVDRCVVLCANCHRQEHRPA; this is encoded by the coding sequence GTGGTGGGATTCCCGCGTCTTCAGGCGCGGGAGGAGGTCAATAGGGACGAGAGACGACCGATACACCCTCTGTATCCAGCAGCCCATCTCTATCACCTTCTGCGGGGTTCGCCGGGGTTCGTCCAGAGCGACGCATCGACTACGACCACCACACAGGCCCGGACCGCGCGCTACAGCTACACTCCCGCCGAGTGCGCGGCCGCCCTCAGACGAGCCGCCGACCACCTCGGTGAGTCCCCCAGCAAAGCCCAGTACGAGGACCTCGGGCTGACACCTGCGTCGGCCACCATCATCCGCATCTGCGACGGCTGGAACGCCGCCAAAGAGCTGGCCGAACTACAGACGACCGCCGACCGTGGCTCCCGTGTCGGTCCCAAGCCCGCCCACCTCGACGTCTCGGACGCCGAGTGGGTCGCCATGTCGGTCGACCAGCGCTGGCACTACCGCCACCACGAGGAGAACGCCCAGCGGAGTCTCGACCGCCGACGCCGCCTCCGTGACTGGCTCGACATCTACAAGGCCTCCCTTGGGTGTACCGCCTGCGGCGAGGCAGACCCCGCCTGCCTCGACTTCCACCACGTCGGCCCCACGGAACGTGCCGTCACCGACCTCGCCACCTACGGCTACTCCGCCGCCGACATCCACGCCGAACTCCAACACTGCGAGGTCCGGTGTGCCAACTGCCACTGGCCGGCCCACCACGCAAAGCCCGCCTGTCTCGACAGCGCAGGCCCAACTGTTCGGACGGACGCAGCCATCGGCATTATCCGGCCGGACGAGACCGACCTCACCAAAGAGACCTATCTCCGTGCCTGGACGCCCCACTACAAGCAACGACGCGGCTGTCGCGAGTGTGGCGAGACAGAGGGTTGCTGTCTCCAGTTCCACCACCCAGCCCCCGAGACGAAGCGCGATGGCGTCGGCAGGCTCATCAGCGACTCCAAACCCGTCGAGCAGGTCCGTGCCGAGGTCGATCGCTGCGTCGTCCTCTGTGCCAACTGCCACCGACAGGAACATCGCCCGGCGTAG
- a CDS encoding RNA-guided endonuclease InsQ/TnpB family protein gives MTELTKTLELKLVEPNAHKRRKLRETREAYQQALHDAFNARCTTQTQANDVVINYDLSGYAKNALKQYVPQLTTTYNAGELHDDHPVRFTNEGLRLDHKPENAIEWYVKIPHHEDYHLWMPAQPNPEQRDWLEALNAGDATMGESRLFERDGTWYLHVTTTRDVEDGSEVSAEERTPIGVDIGEASLVTVCHRDRHGSPTAPELWADEGKTVRRLRKTYFTATRRLQTRGSECIAESFGDDLWNQIDDVFHRVTREVVEYAESVENPVLVLEDLTYIRESMDYGEYMNRRLHGWGFAKLHAQIRYKAVEKGIPVETVNPRNTSKECHACGEVGYRPRQATFKCTNDACWMGEYQADVNGAVNIADRYLSGESRFREHENDDDSAEDGGRLTAPQDSQADATKQETLGTYAS, from the coding sequence GTGACTGAACTCACGAAGACGCTGGAACTCAAACTGGTAGAGCCGAACGCGCACAAGCGGAGGAAACTCCGAGAGACGCGAGAGGCGTACCAACAGGCCCTTCACGATGCGTTCAACGCCCGATGCACCACGCAGACCCAAGCGAACGACGTAGTGATCAACTACGACCTGAGCGGGTACGCGAAGAATGCGCTCAAACAGTACGTCCCGCAACTCACGACGACATACAACGCGGGCGAACTTCACGACGACCACCCTGTTCGCTTCACGAACGAAGGGCTACGGCTCGACCACAAGCCCGAGAACGCAATCGAGTGGTACGTCAAAATCCCGCACCACGAGGACTACCACCTCTGGATGCCAGCACAACCGAATCCCGAACAGCGGGACTGGTTGGAAGCGTTGAACGCGGGAGACGCCACGATGGGGGAGAGTCGGCTATTCGAGCGAGATGGGACGTGGTATCTCCACGTCACCACGACCCGCGACGTAGAGGATGGTTCCGAGGTGTCCGCCGAAGAACGGACGCCCATCGGAGTCGATATTGGAGAAGCGTCACTCGTCACGGTGTGTCACCGCGACAGGCACGGTTCTCCGACCGCTCCCGAACTGTGGGCCGACGAGGGCAAAACCGTCCGTCGGCTCCGTAAGACATACTTCACCGCTACACGGCGACTCCAGACACGCGGAAGTGAGTGCATCGCGGAGTCCTTTGGGGACGACCTGTGGAACCAGATAGACGACGTGTTCCACCGCGTCACCCGCGAAGTCGTGGAGTACGCCGAGTCCGTCGAGAATCCCGTTCTTGTTCTGGAAGACCTGACGTATATACGGGAGTCGATGGACTACGGCGAGTACATGAACCGCCGTCTCCACGGATGGGGATTCGCCAAACTTCACGCGCAGATACGCTACAAAGCCGTCGAGAAGGGCATCCCTGTCGAAACGGTGAACCCGCGCAACACCTCGAAAGAGTGTCATGCGTGCGGTGAGGTAGGATACCGCCCACGACAGGCGACGTTCAAGTGTACGAACGATGCGTGTTGGATGGGTGAGTACCAAGCGGACGTGAACGGGGCGGTGAACATCGCAGACCGCTACCTCAGCGGAGAGAGTCGTTTCAGAGAACACGAGAACGACGATGACTCGGCTGAGGATGGGGGGCGTTTGACCGCCCCACAAGACAGCCAAGCCGATGCTACCAAGCAAGAGACGCTTGGAACGTATGCGTCTTGA
- a CDS encoding GTP cyclohydrolase IIa has product MNTPRDGGVRLAVVQLDDYGPWTTTPEPRRETDLQALQARLFATVADFFGDRDGYAFAGRYDNMLGVANHIDPEAFTRLQERVANQYPVTVSVGVGTAPTPVAALEAAGDVLQAAGSAQETDRREVLDHRVVDGATPGTLTVAHFDVVDVTGELTDRVSPDVAERTVRRTMLALSERLAEEHAAVTQFVGGDNAIAVCPDVGRPALESVLEHVRSETGVELQVGVGHGPSAHAAGFEAKHALEACRATGSRIEGPWGVADD; this is encoded by the coding sequence GTGAATACCCCCCGCGACGGCGGCGTCAGACTCGCCGTCGTCCAGCTCGACGACTACGGCCCGTGGACGACCACGCCCGAGCCGCGACGAGAGACCGACCTCCAGGCCCTCCAGGCCCGGCTGTTCGCGACGGTCGCCGACTTCTTCGGCGACCGCGACGGCTACGCCTTCGCCGGCCGCTACGACAACATGCTCGGCGTAGCGAACCACATCGACCCCGAGGCGTTCACCCGGCTTCAAGAACGCGTCGCGAACCAGTACCCCGTGACGGTCAGCGTCGGCGTCGGCACGGCACCGACACCCGTGGCGGCGCTCGAAGCCGCTGGAGACGTGCTCCAGGCGGCGGGGAGCGCACAGGAGACGGACCGGCGCGAGGTCCTCGACCACCGTGTGGTCGACGGAGCCACCCCCGGGACGCTCACGGTCGCACACTTCGACGTGGTGGACGTGACCGGCGAACTGACAGACCGCGTCTCCCCCGACGTGGCCGAGCGGACCGTCCGCCGGACGATGCTGGCGCTCTCCGAACGGCTCGCCGAGGAGCACGCCGCAGTGACGCAGTTCGTCGGCGGGGACAACGCTATCGCCGTCTGCCCCGACGTCGGTCGACCGGCCCTCGAGTCCGTCCTCGAACACGTCCGGTCGGAGACGGGCGTCGAACTCCAGGTCGGCGTGGGACACGGTCCGAGTGCGCACGCCGCGGGGTTCGAGGCGAAACACGCGCTCGAGGCGTGTCGGGCGACCGGCAGCCGCATCGAAGGGCCCTGGGGGGTGGCCGACGACTGA